The following are from one region of the Streptomyces rubrogriseus genome:
- a CDS encoding ArsR/SmtB family transcription factor, with protein MTAPALPAVCAALGDPTRWEILARLGEAPVSASELARALPVSRQAIVKHLEVLREVGLVESERRGREVVHVAVGARLGALARELDRIGRSWETRLLRIKTLAEQPEANRPD; from the coding sequence GTGACCGCCCCCGCCCTGCCCGCGGTGTGCGCGGCGCTCGGCGACCCGACGCGCTGGGAGATACTCGCCCGGCTCGGCGAGGCCCCGGTGTCGGCGTCCGAGCTGGCCAGGGCCCTGCCGGTGAGCCGGCAGGCGATCGTCAAGCACCTGGAGGTGCTGCGCGAGGTCGGCCTGGTCGAGTCCGAGCGGCGGGGACGCGAGGTGGTCCACGTCGCCGTCGGCGCCCGCCTCGGCGCACTGGCCCGCGAGCTCGACCGCATCGGCCGCTCCTGGGAGACCCGCCTGCTCCGGATCAAGACACTGGCGGAACAACCCGAGGCGAACCGACCGGACTGA
- a CDS encoding SRPBCC family protein encodes MNESAHSATDTAELDRIARQIDIDAPADRVWELVARPGWYVNDGVVEADQDVRYEGDTAVVRHPSLGEFRFRTVELDRPRYAAFRWIGTPSRDESAPSTLVEFWIDERDGGGVTLRVVESGFSGLADDPATWLEQREGNDKGWLTELAAAKAYAEQATPTTPTTPATGHR; translated from the coding sequence ATGAACGAGTCGGCACATTCCGCTACCGATACGGCCGAGCTGGACCGGATCGCCCGGCAGATCGACATCGACGCCCCGGCCGACCGGGTGTGGGAGCTGGTGGCCCGGCCCGGCTGGTACGTCAACGACGGCGTGGTCGAGGCGGACCAGGACGTGCGGTACGAGGGCGACACGGCGGTGGTGCGCCATCCGTCCCTCGGTGAGTTCCGGTTCCGGACGGTGGAGCTGGACAGGCCGCGCTACGCGGCGTTCCGGTGGATCGGCACCCCCTCGCGCGACGAGTCGGCCCCTTCTACCCTGGTCGAGTTCTGGATCGACGAGCGGGACGGCGGCGGGGTGACCCTGCGGGTGGTGGAGAGCGGCTTCTCCGGCCTCGCCGACGACCCGGCGACCTGGCTCGAGCAGCGCGAGGGCAACGACAAGGGCTGGCTCACCGAACTGGCCGCGGCGAAGGCGTACGCGGAGCAGGCCACGCCCACCACGCCCACCACGCCCGCCACGGGGCACCGGTGA